A window of Leptolyngbya sp. CCY15150 genomic DNA:
AGAGGCGACTCAGGCCTCGGAGGTGTCCCAGAAGTCGGAGTTTTTCAAAAACTCCGACTTCTCGACCTCGCTTCGCATCCCGATCTTGGTGGAACTGCGCTATTGGCAAGGATCGATCGCTCAGTTGATCGTCAATGCGTTGAAGCGCCATGACCTCGCCGTCACTCCTGACCAGCTAGAAACCTTGTTGGAACAATCCCTTCTCCTATTCGATGGGGTGAATGAATTGCCCTCGGAGGAGGCGCGTACCCAACTCTCGGCGTTTCGGCGTGACCATCCTAAGGTGCCGATGATCTTCACCACAAGGGATTTGAGCTTGGGGGGCGATCTGGGGATTGAGCGCAAGCTGGAGATGCAACCGCTGACGGAAGCACAGATGCAGGCATTTATCCAGGCTTATGTGCCGGAGCAGGCGGAAGCGATGCTGAAGCAGCTCAAGGAGCGGTTGCGGGAGTTTGGGCAAACGCCGTTGCTGTTGTGGATGCTGTGCAGTTTGTTTCAGCAGACTCAGACGATTCCTCAAAATTTGGGTGAGGTGTTTCGGGCGTTTACCCAGGGTTATGAACGGAAGTTGAAGCAGGATGTGGTGGTGGAGAGCGATCGCCGCCTATGGCCAGAGTTGCTGAAGGTATTGGCGGCACAGATGATGCAAGGGAAAAAGCCCACAGAATTACGAGTGGCGGTTCCTCCCACCGAAATCTATCATGTCTTTGCCGACTATTTGCAGACTGCCGATCCCCTAGTACCCCGGAAGGCATTGGATGACTTACTCAAGCATCATTTGCTCCAGCGTAATGGTGAGTTGGTGGAATTTCGCCATCAGTTGCTTCAGGAATATTACGCGGCGGAGTGGCTGTTGGGGCGGCTGGAAGGGTTGGATGACCTCACCTTGCAGCGGAAGTATTTAAATTACCTGAAGTGGACAGAGCCGCTGGCATTGATGTTAGCGCTGGTGACGGATGAGGCGTTGGCGGTGCGAGTGGTGGAGCGATCGCTGAGCCTAGATTTGGTCTTGGGAGCACGGTTGGCGGGAGAAGTAAAGCCCAACGTTCAAGACAATACGGTGAGCCAGATAGCAGCAATAAACGTGCCAACCTGGCTGAGGGTCGAACTTTTGGGGCAAACCGGGTCAAAGGCGGCGCTCCCAGGGCTACTCAACGCGCTCGAAGATTCAGACTCATATGTGCGTAGGAACGCGGCAGAGGCGTTAGGGAACCTGGGTTCTGATGCGGCAATTGCGGGGCTGCTCAAAGCTCTTGAAG
This region includes:
- a CDS encoding trypsin-like peptidase domain-containing protein, with the translated sequence MTPLPLEELLQQCTVKITVPGGWGTGFFVASGWVLTCAHVVRRAADAPIALFYAARGLSLSAIATAKADDGETLDLALLKLSEPLPDHPCVLLDEESVAIGQELYSYGYLKSYPQGAPVRPVHEGWTGDVPPLLKLQGAQIEVGISGAALLNLKTGKVCGMVKETRAAGFDLGGGAIPTRVILEQFPELRELQRAFHESDRRWSDVLAQESSSIGKIDVQPYLNSVVTTYEKWWQYYTLTDAESRQRQKQESAPIFDFGLMVQTVPKQEQEQEQQEKEKVERFSVLDGLRKYALGEKPEPVLLVGRPGSGKSTALAKLLLEEATQASEVSQKSEFFKNSDFSTSLRIPILVELRYWQGSIAQLIVNALKRHDLAVTPDQLETLLEQSLLLFDGVNELPSEEARTQLSAFRRDHPKVPMIFTTRDLSLGGDLGIERKLEMQPLTEAQMQAFIQAYVPEQAEAMLKQLKERLREFGQTPLLLWMLCSLFQQTQTIPQNLGEVFRAFTQGYERKLKQDVVVESDRRLWPELLKVLAAQMMQGKKPTELRVAVPPTEIYHVFADYLQTADPLVPRKALDDLLKHHLLQRNGELVEFRHQLLQEYYAAEWLLGRLEGLDDLTLQRKYLNYLKWTEPLALMLALVTDEALAVRVVERSLSLDLVLGARLAGEVKPNVQDNTVSQIAAINVPTWLRVELLGQTGSKAALPGLLNALEDSDSYVRRNAAEALGNLGSDAAIAGLLKALE